The Nitrospira sp. sequence CATCGCGATGACGGCCTCGATGAGGCCGAGGAAGAGATAGGCCCTCAGTAGAAGCCTAAGACTCAACAGTCGTTCGCTGCGTGAGCGTGGTGGAAGGTCCATGACATCGGCATGGGGCCGCTCAGTCCCGAGCCCAAGGGCGGGGATCATGTCGGTTCCGAGGTCGACTGCCAGGACTTGAGGAATCGTCAGTGCCAGCGGCATGCCGACGAACCCATAGCCAAGAAATGGGACCAACTCCGGGACGTTGCTCGCGAGTATATAGGAAGAGAATTTGCGAATGTTGTCATAGACGGTGCGGCCTTCTTCGATCGCGCTCACGATCGTTGCGAAATTGTCATCGAGCAGGATCATGTCGGCGGTTTCTTTGGCGACATCCGTGCCGGTGATGCCCATGGCGATGCCGATGTCGGCTTTCTTGAGCGCCGGTGCGTCGTTGACTCCGTCGCCGGTGACCGCGACCACTTGCCCCATCTCCTTCAGCGTGGACACGACTCTCATCTTATGCCGTGGGGCCATCCGAGCAAAAACCGGGTCCGGCTCGTCGGGACGCGACGGTGTCAGCAGCTGACGGAGCTGCTCGTCGTCCGTGTTGTCGAGCTGCGATCCTTCGATGACCGGGACAAATCCACTCAATGCCGCCGCAGCCTGTTCCGGCACGAGGCCGATCTTACGGGCAACCGCCAATGCCGTGAGTGGATGGTCGCCGGTCACCATGACGACACGAACGCCGGCTCTGCGGCATTGCGCGATCGCCTCAGGCACTTCTCGGTGCGGTGGGTCCATCATGGCCACTAGCCCGAGGAACGTCAGGTCCGCTTCAACCGTCTCCACTTCAATATGCTCAGGCTGATGGGCGATCTCGCGCATGGCGACGGCGAGCACGCGGTAGGCTTGCTCGGCAAAGGACCGGCTCTGGCTCAAGATACGCGTGCGCTCGTCGCCGGTCATCATAACGGCATTGCCATGCACTTGCAGGCTGGCGCAGAGAGGTACGACCGATTCCGGAGCGCCTTTGGTAAATGCAATGAGTCGTCCTTCCGCCCAATGGAGTGTGCTCATCCGCTTCCGATCGGCGTCGAAGGCGAGTTCTCCCATGCGTCGTAGGGGAGCTTGGTGGCCCAGCCCATGCTCGATGGCGAATTCCAATAAGGCCGCTTCCGTGGGATCGCCGGTGATCACGAAACGTCCGTCCGAGGCGCGGACGCGCTTCGCATTGTGGCAATGGAGAAGCGCATCGAAGAAGGGGCGCCATCGCTCCGCGTCGGCGGTGCTGACCAAACGCCCCCTGGTGAAGAAACAACTCTCTCGCGATTCGATCACGAGTCCGTCGGCATAGAATCGATCCACTTTCATGCGGTTCTCCGTCAAGGTGCCGGTCTTGTCCGTGCAAATCACGGAGGTGCAGCCGAGGGTTTCAACGGAGGGCAGGTGCTTGATCAGTGCGTTGCGCTTTGCCATGCGTAGGCTGCTCATGGCGAGTGCGAGTGTGACGGTCGGGAGGAGTCCTTCGGGCACGTTAGCCACGATGATGCCGATGCCGAAGATCGCGCTGATCCAGTAACCGAGTCCGGTTGAGACACCGATCA is a genomic window containing:
- a CDS encoding cation-transporting P-type ATPase, yielding MHRLPIDDVLKQLEVGRGGLSPAEAQRRLAEFGPNILIAPDRHSLIRGLVRHFTHFLAILLWIAAGLSFGAEFMKPGEGMATLGWAILGVIIINAGFAFFQEYKAERAVQALHRLLPDKAWVMRGGQSVEITRHSIVPGDVLILEEGERVPADARLIEVTGMRVDNAALTGESKPKRRIAEATPDGQWLDLPNLVFAGTTILSGHGQAVVFATSMHSEFGKIAALTTTVETGLSPLQKEIITVTRIVGVISLAMGATFFVIGVSTGLGYWISAIFGIGIIVANVPEGLLPTVTLALAMSSLRMAKRNALIKHLPSVETLGCTSVICTDKTGTLTENRMKVDRFYADGLVIESRESCFFTRGRLVSTADAERWRPFFDALLHCHNAKRVRASDGRFVITGDPTEAALLEFAIEHGLGHQAPLRRMGELAFDADRKRMSTLHWAEGRLIAFTKGAPESVVPLCASLQVHGNAVMMTGDERTRILSQSRSFAEQAYRVLAVAMREIAHQPEHIEVETVEADLTFLGLVAMMDPPHREVPEAIAQCRRAGVRVVMVTGDHPLTALAVARKIGLVPEQAAAALSGFVPVIEGSQLDNTDDEQLRQLLTPSRPDEPDPVFARMAPRHKMRVVSTLKEMGQVVAVTGDGVNDAPALKKADIGIAMGITGTDVAKETADMILLDDNFATIVSAIEEGRTVYDNIRKFSSYILASNVPELVPFLGYGFVGMPLALTIPQVLAVDLGTDMIPALGLGTERPHADVMDLPPRSRSERLLSLRLLLRAYLFLGLIEAVIAMGGFFLYLFSQGWTWGEHLEWSSPLYKQATTVTFAGIVLAQVANVLACRSDHLSVARLGWFSNPLILWGILVEITILIIITYTPIGNAIFGTSPVPVWIFGPLALGALVLLLAEEGRKIIVSRHHRE